In Symmachiella dynata, the following are encoded in one genomic region:
- a CDS encoding SpoIID/LytB domain-containing protein, with protein sequence MTNGRGRAFLFLAVVAGLTYAFWPTDRRAAQKTQPPPLLRVAPVQSVGGGPLSSIRVNLTPSPVTSLPIQIDGPFRVQPVGNPRVLADAAKLDATTVTVTKTGFQIGRDHFPVTRLEIHPQQSPAIWINGHQYRGTVRFYRRPGTKLIAVNVLPLEEYVASVVDSEMPAAFPPEARKAQAVVARTYAMYQMGQASRDALFDVFADTRSQKYLGFQYRGAGDRLLAGESAASRKIVSETRGMVCTYAGRLFCTYYSAVCGGHTLQGTELFSDAVPAVAAVPCDYCREAKYYRWDVSLTAAEMEKKVNPVVKGRTGRWGRLLALENIPPAAPGRILEFDAKYQQGHGTIRGDRLRTALSSHGVRSPHFSIEHQSNYTLHGRGHGHGVGLCQWGARGQAKIGRGMQQILQYYYPGSEIVIVGNTVARN encoded by the coding sequence ATGACTAACGGACGTGGTCGCGCGTTCCTTTTCCTGGCTGTCGTCGCCGGCCTGACGTACGCGTTTTGGCCGACCGACCGACGCGCCGCCCAGAAAACGCAGCCGCCCCCGTTGTTGCGAGTCGCCCCCGTTCAGAGTGTTGGGGGTGGGCCGTTATCTTCGATTCGTGTGAACCTGACTCCGTCGCCGGTCACGTCGCTGCCGATACAAATCGATGGACCTTTTCGCGTGCAACCGGTGGGCAACCCCCGCGTACTGGCCGATGCAGCAAAGCTAGACGCCACGACTGTGACGGTGACCAAGACCGGATTTCAAATCGGACGCGATCATTTTCCAGTCACACGCCTCGAAATCCATCCGCAGCAATCCCCAGCGATTTGGATCAACGGGCATCAATATCGAGGGACCGTCCGGTTCTATCGCCGTCCCGGCACAAAGCTGATAGCCGTCAACGTTCTGCCGCTTGAGGAATACGTCGCCAGCGTGGTCGACAGTGAAATGCCCGCCGCCTTTCCACCCGAAGCCCGCAAAGCACAAGCGGTCGTCGCGCGGACCTATGCCATGTATCAAATGGGACAGGCATCGCGTGACGCCCTGTTCGATGTTTTTGCGGATACCCGTAGCCAGAAATATTTGGGTTTTCAGTATCGCGGTGCCGGGGATCGTCTGTTGGCCGGAGAATCCGCCGCAAGCCGAAAGATTGTCAGCGAAACGCGAGGCATGGTTTGTACCTACGCCGGCCGTTTGTTTTGCACCTATTATTCGGCCGTCTGCGGGGGACATACGCTGCAAGGCACTGAGTTGTTCAGCGACGCCGTTCCGGCAGTCGCGGCCGTCCCATGCGATTATTGCCGCGAGGCGAAATATTACCGCTGGGATGTTTCGCTCACAGCTGCGGAAATGGAGAAAAAAGTGAATCCCGTTGTCAAAGGACGGACCGGCCGTTGGGGACGTTTGTTGGCACTAGAGAACATCCCGCCAGCGGCACCGGGGCGAATTCTGGAGTTTGACGCCAAATATCAGCAGGGCCACGGCACGATTCGCGGAGACCGGCTCAGGACGGCACTCTCCAGCCATGGCGTCCGCAGTCCACATTTCAGCATTGAGCATCAGTCAAATTATACGCTGCATGGCCGCGGACACGGTCACGGTGTGGGGTTGTGCCAATGGGGCGCCCGGGGACAAGCAAAAATTGGCCGTGGCATGCAACAAATCTTACAGTATTATTATCCTGGATCGGAAATCGTGATCGTTGGCAATACGGTGGCACGGAACTGA
- a CDS encoding tetratricopeptide repeat protein: MVTVTEMIDVQGILRGRTTFGLDEVRELQEAVTHDQHKDVTQGIRELLEEIEQGDTSLQKSLAAGIGAYMVGLHADAVNCLQQVKDNGLASYYLANAQVALGQFDEAIKSFDRAIEGGYDAVQSTLLKAGAVRAVGRIDEAEELLRSVAREGATRAEYSYQYGCIYSDRGDTYGAIEYFERAVDIDPHHARALFSLAGINSLHGNDQESIRLYERALSRPPLYLGALLNLGLLYEDSENYRAAAYCFRKVLEVYPNHERAALYLRDIDASHDMYFDEDVMKSQRRLNQDLMTPVTDFELSVRSRNCLQKMGVRNLGDLTELSETDLLGGKNFGETSLIEIREMMESKGLRLGQSAPRDKPRDYQIRNDDLSPQEQALLNRPVADLNLSVRARKCMSRLGINTLAELTSRTPDELLESKNFGVTSLNEVRRKLTDIGIKLRND; the protein is encoded by the coding sequence GTGGTGACCGTGACTGAAATGATTGATGTGCAAGGGATTCTGCGCGGGCGGACAACCTTTGGTTTGGACGAAGTTCGCGAATTACAAGAAGCCGTGACTCATGACCAGCATAAGGATGTCACGCAAGGAATCCGCGAGCTGCTCGAAGAAATCGAGCAGGGAGACACTTCGTTACAAAAGAGTCTCGCTGCCGGTATCGGCGCCTATATGGTCGGACTGCACGCCGATGCCGTGAACTGCCTGCAGCAAGTCAAAGACAATGGATTGGCCAGTTATTATTTGGCCAATGCCCAGGTCGCTTTGGGGCAATTCGACGAGGCCATCAAGTCGTTTGACCGGGCAATCGAAGGTGGCTACGACGCTGTGCAAAGCACATTGTTAAAAGCCGGTGCTGTGCGTGCCGTTGGGCGGATTGACGAAGCTGAAGAACTCCTTCGCAGCGTCGCTCGCGAAGGAGCCACCCGCGCCGAATATTCTTATCAATACGGCTGTATCTACTCCGATCGTGGCGACACTTACGGTGCGATTGAGTATTTTGAACGTGCCGTCGATATTGACCCACACCATGCCCGCGCGTTGTTCTCGCTGGCTGGAATCAACTCGCTGCACGGAAACGATCAAGAGTCGATTCGACTTTACGAACGGGCTCTCTCACGGCCACCGCTGTATCTGGGAGCCTTGCTCAATCTGGGCTTGCTCTACGAAGACAGCGAAAACTACCGCGCTGCTGCCTATTGTTTCCGCAAAGTGCTTGAGGTCTATCCCAATCACGAACGGGCCGCATTGTACCTCCGCGACATCGACGCTTCGCACGATATGTATTTCGACGAAGACGTCATGAAGTCACAACGTCGTTTGAACCAAGACTTGATGACGCCGGTCACCGATTTCGAACTCTCTGTACGCAGCCGCAATTGCCTGCAGAAAATGGGCGTTCGCAACTTGGGCGACCTCACCGAATTGTCCGAAACCGACCTGCTCGGCGGCAAGAACTTCGGGGAAACTTCGCTGATCGAAATTCGAGAAATGATGGAGTCCAAAGGTCTCCGGTTAGGCCAGTCGGCGCCGCGCGACAAACCGCGGGACTACCAAATTCGCAACGACGACCTTTCGCCGCAAGAACAGGCGTTGTTGAATCGTCCGGTGGCCGATTTGAATCTGTCGGTCCGGGCTCGCAAATGTATGTCGCGTTTGGGAATCAACACGCTGGCCGAGTTGACCTCCCGTACCCCCGACGAACTTCTGGAGAGCAAAAACTTCGGCGTGACCTCGCTCAATGAAGTCCGACGAAAACTGACCGACATCGGCATCAAGTTGCGAAACGACTGA